The Streptomyces sp. NBC_00335 DNA window CTCGGTCAGTACCCACCCGGCCAGAGCGGCCGGGGCGATGGCGGCCACCGCGACGACCAGGGTCGACCGGCGGGCGTACCAGGGCCGGTCCGGACTGATGGACGTCGAGGACTCGGGAAGCGGCGGGGAGCTTTCGTCGTAGCGCACCTGGCGATGCTAGACCGGCGGTCGGTCGGCCGTACGGACCCTGGGCCATCCGGGGGCGCGGTGAGGTTATATGCCGGGGGCGGGGATGCGGCGCGGGGCCGCACCCCCGGGGCCGGGCCCGGTGCCGGGGGTCAGATGCCCTCGCCCGTGCGGCGCAGGACGCGCAGGGAGTCGGTCACCGAGACCTCCTCGAAGGCGCCCGAGGCCAGGGCGCGCAGGTAGATCCGGTACGGGGCCTGGCCGCCGTCGGCCGGGTCGGGGAACACGTCGTGGATCACCAGCGTGCCGCCCTCGGCGACGTGCGGGGCCCAGCCCTCGTAGTCGCCCGTGGCGTGCTCGTCGGTGTGGCCGCCGTCGATGAAGACCAGGCCGAGCTTGCCGCCCCAGGCCGCGGCGACCTTCGGGGAGCGGCCGACGATCGCGATGACGTGGTCCTCCAGGCCGGCCTTGTGCAGGGTCCGGCGGAAGGTGGGCAGGGTGTCCATCAGCCCGACCTCGGGGTCGACGACGCTCGGGTCGTGGTACTCCCAGCCGGGCTGCTGCTCCTCGCTGCCCCGGTGGTGGTCCACGGTGAGCGCGCTCACCCCCGCCTCGCGGGCGGCGTCGGCGAGCAGGATCGTGGAGCGCCCGCAGTAGGTGCCGACCTCCAGCAACGGCAGCCCGAGCCGCGCCGCTTCGGCCGCCGCCGCGTACAGGGCGAGCCCTTCCCCCACGGGCATGAACCCCTTGGCGGCCTCGAAGGCGGCGAGGGTCTCCGGCTTGGGGCTGGCCATGGTGTTCCTCCTGCGGGGTGGTCTGCGTACGGCGTACATCGGCGGCCCATGGTGCCTTACCCGCTGGTAGGACGCCATGCCCGGGGGTCTGGCCCGCTGTGCGGGGGCGGGCCGCGGCGGCGCACGGGTCGACATGAGCTGCCGTCCATCAACATCTCGACAGTTTTACTTGTCGTTCTGGCTGGTGGCAGGTAGACATGTCACATGGATGATTCGGTAGCGATCCCGACCCCCGACAGGAACGACGAGGACTTCTGGGCCGCCGTCATGAACCTCGTGGAGCCCGCCTGGAGCGAGCCCGCCGAGGACGAGGCGTTCGACATGGACGACCAGGTGCTCGACGCGGTCCGCCCACTGGCACGGCGCATCTCGACGCGCGCCCAGGCCTACCGGGCCGCCGGCAAGCCCTTCGACTCCGCCCTCATGGCCGCCCCCGACGTACAACTGGCCCTGCTGCGGGCGCTCTACGAAGCCAAGCGGTCCGTCGAGCGGATGGCGGAGAGCGCCGCGACCGTGGCCGGCCGCAGCGGAGCCAGCTACACGCAGCTCGGCGCGGCCTGGGGCGGCATCAAGCGGCAGTCCGCCCGCCTCAAGTGGCCCCACGCGGTGGCGAAGCGGTCCGCCAGCGAGTCCATCCCGCTGCGCTACGCCGGCGGTACCGCCGTCATCCACCACGACCCGGACGCCGACGCCTGGTGGTACACCGCCGTCGCCGCGGACGGGCGGGAGGAGGAGTCGCAGGCCGTGCACCCCACGTACGCCGAGGCCATCGCCCGGGCGACCGAGTTCCTCCTGGGCCACGGCGGGCCCGACGGGCCGGGGGCCTGAGGGCGCGGGCGCCGCTCGCTCAGTACCCCCTGACGAGGAGGCCGGCACGGCCGTCCGGAGGGAGGCCGCGGAGGCCTTCGGGTACGAGAACTCCTTGCGGGCGGGGCGCGGCGGGGAACGGAGGCAGGCTAGGGCCTGTCGTCACCGATCCCGGGGCCAGACACCAGGCCGGTGGCGGCCAGGATCGCTTCGACCGTCTCCTCGACCGTCTGCCCGGCGTTGTCGATCCACGTTCCCTCCTGCCCGATTTCGGAGCGCATCGCCCCGTCCAGCGGGGACCAGTCCACGGCAAGGGCCTTCTCGCGGGCCTGGTTGCGCTGCCACGCGACCTCCGGGCCCGGGGCCAGTACGACGACGTGCAGCGGCACCGCCGTCAGCGTCGTGCGGTAGAAGTCGAGGTGGGAACGGCGGACGACGACGTCGTCGAGCACCGGGACGAAACCGGCCCGGGCGAAGCTGTCCGCCAGCAGGCAGGCGTTGCGGGCCCGCAGGAAGATCTGCCGGTCGGCCTCCGG harbors:
- a CDS encoding class I SAM-dependent methyltransferase, which translates into the protein MASPKPETLAAFEAAKGFMPVGEGLALYAAAAEAARLGLPLLEVGTYCGRSTILLADAAREAGVSALTVDHHRGSEEQQPGWEYHDPSVVDPEVGLMDTLPTFRRTLHKAGLEDHVIAIVGRSPKVAAAWGGKLGLVFIDGGHTDEHATGDYEGWAPHVAEGGTLVIHDVFPDPADGGQAPYRIYLRALASGAFEEVSVTDSLRVLRRTGEGI
- a CDS encoding AAA family ATPase, whose protein sequence is MTLSLIPVDREPAAAAVLLTGIPGSGKSTVAGALAARLRMSARVEVDALQDMIVNGGQWPSPAANPEADRQIFLRARNACLLADSFARAGFVPVLDDVVVRRSHLDFYRTTLTAVPLHVVVLAPGPEVAWQRNQAREKALAVDWSPLDGAMRSEIGQEGTWIDNAGQTVEETVEAILAATGLVSGPGIGDDRP